Proteins co-encoded in one Rhodococcus sp. PAMC28707 genomic window:
- a CDS encoding aldehyde dehydrogenase family protein — MTSLLTPNTALSFDLSSKKYGQLIDGRLVDGADEMPVLDPGTAARIATTPVASSEQLDQAVQAARRALPGWAALGYDERSKVLHAVADVLAAHHEELAQLTTLEQGKPIGEARDDVAWSIDFTRYFADYRLDTEILRDDASSYVELRRKPVGVVGAITPWNFPLFQAVYKLAPALIVGNTMVLKPSPTTPLATMHFAELVREVIPAGVFNVVGDGGDLGPLLTSHEGIDKVSFTGSTVTGRHVMAAAGPTLKRLTLELGGNDAAIVLDDADIEKTADGLCNWAFANAGQVCVSIKRIYAPASLYEPLVEALAQRVSALTVGHGLDPLTQLGPVQNATAFQKAREALEMAARDGRVVAGGEVLDQPGYYVQPTLVRDLDENSPLVREETFAPIRSVMLYDDLDDAIERANDTQYGLGGSVWGSDVERAIEVGARLNVGTSWINHHFQLTPDVPFGGIKQSGLGAEFGRSGIEEFTNVHVVNLKRS, encoded by the coding sequence ATGACCTCACTACTCACACCCAACACCGCACTGAGCTTCGATCTGTCATCCAAGAAGTACGGCCAGCTGATCGACGGCCGACTGGTCGACGGCGCTGACGAGATGCCGGTGTTGGATCCGGGTACTGCGGCGAGAATTGCGACCACTCCGGTCGCGTCGTCCGAGCAGCTGGACCAGGCAGTGCAGGCCGCTCGACGCGCCCTGCCCGGCTGGGCGGCTCTCGGATACGACGAGCGCAGCAAGGTTTTGCACGCAGTGGCAGATGTGCTGGCCGCTCACCACGAAGAACTCGCGCAACTGACCACGCTCGAACAGGGCAAGCCGATCGGCGAGGCCCGTGACGACGTGGCGTGGTCCATCGATTTCACTCGCTACTTTGCTGACTACCGCCTCGACACCGAGATCCTGCGCGACGACGCGTCGAGCTACGTGGAGTTGCGCCGCAAGCCGGTCGGTGTGGTCGGAGCGATCACGCCATGGAACTTCCCGCTGTTCCAGGCCGTCTACAAGTTGGCTCCGGCACTGATCGTCGGCAACACGATGGTCCTCAAGCCGTCACCGACCACCCCTCTTGCCACCATGCACTTCGCCGAGTTGGTGCGTGAGGTGATCCCGGCCGGTGTGTTCAACGTCGTCGGTGATGGCGGAGATCTCGGCCCACTGCTCACCTCCCACGAGGGAATCGACAAGGTCTCGTTCACCGGCTCCACGGTGACCGGGAGACACGTCATGGCTGCGGCCGGCCCCACCCTCAAGCGCCTCACCTTGGAACTCGGCGGCAACGACGCGGCAATCGTGCTGGACGATGCTGACATCGAGAAGACCGCCGACGGTCTGTGCAACTGGGCCTTCGCCAACGCCGGCCAGGTATGCGTGTCCATCAAGCGGATCTACGCGCCGGCCTCGCTCTACGAGCCGTTGGTCGAAGCGCTCGCCCAGCGCGTGTCTGCACTGACCGTCGGCCACGGCCTCGACCCGCTGACCCAGCTCGGTCCGGTACAGAACGCGACGGCCTTCCAGAAGGCTCGGGAAGCGCTGGAGATGGCTGCACGGGACGGCCGAGTCGTGGCCGGCGGTGAAGTGCTCGACCAGCCCGGTTACTACGTGCAGCCCACGCTGGTGCGCGACCTGGACGAGAACAGTCCCCTGGTTCGCGAAGAGACCTTCGCCCCGATCCGCTCGGTGATGCTCTACGACGATCTGGATGACGCGATCGAGCGCGCGAACGACACCCAGTACGGCCTGGGTGGTTCGGTGTGGGGCAGCGATGTGGAGCGCGCGATCGAGGTCGGCGCTCGATTGAACGTCGGCACGAGTTGGATCAACCATCACTTTCAGCTCACCCCGGACGTACCGTTCGGCGGAATCAAGCAGTCCGGTCTAGGTGCGGAGTTCGGCCGGAGCGGAATCGAAGAGTTCACCAACGTTCACGTTGTGAACCTCAAGCGCTCCTAG